A genomic stretch from Candidatus Omnitrophota bacterium includes:
- a CDS encoding response regulator — protein MKVKLMIVDDEADVREFAARFFSKRDVDVCIAANGEEALRKVAKEKPRIILLDILMPGGIDGIETLRRIRETDKDVKVVMVTGREPEKDGSGRQAEELGAVSYIHKPLQLDELEKVVMKLVKSASKKK, from the coding sequence AAACTGATGATTGTGGATGATGAAGCCGATGTTCGAGAATTTGCCGCCAGATTTTTCAGTAAGCGCGATGTTGACGTGTGCATTGCCGCTAACGGCGAGGAGGCGCTGCGCAAGGTAGCAAAAGAGAAGCCGCGGATAATCCTGCTGGATATACTTATGCCGGGAGGCATAGACGGCATAGAAACCTTACGGCGCATAAGGGAAACCGATAAAGATGTCAAGGTAGTGATGGTTACCGGCAGGGAGCCGGAAAAAGACGGCTCCGGCCGTCAGGCGGAAGAACTTGGCGCTGTCAGCTATATCCACAAGCCGCTGCAGCTGGATGAATTAGAAAAAGTCGTAATGAAGCTCGTCAAATCCGCAAGTAAGAAGAAATAA